In Rubrobacter radiotolerans DSM 5868, a genomic segment contains:
- a CDS encoding dihydrolipoamide acetyltransferase family protein, which produces MPTLGMDMQEATIVRWLVCEGDEVQKGEPVLEIDTDKTTFEVEAPESGTLSNLTGKEGETLPVGAFLAYVLAPGEEVPQKEGEDKEEGHQEEGQQNEQEEEGSLVPDASPEIPPDEPLSPEPGAPVPEEVSPEEVSPEEVSSAGSGPSAEAGLSEDGSGAVGGPASAPSVPPPAAGKGLRASPAARRLAAERGVDISSVAGSGPAGRVYLSDVLAFEATTTAPAATPEQGEQEEQEVSREELPSREASPKATSREGAAAGAATSSGVAAEVLEEGIRREPLTQVRRIGAKRTQRSFSEVPHFYLRREMDAGALVLLRERLKEKLGERPEAVGVVPSLNDLVAFAVSRTLADHPRLRARFDEERGELVVHERVNLGIAAATERGLVVPVVRDAGSLRLLELAKRTRELLGKAREGKLAREELSGGTFTISNLGMMGIDSFDAIVNQPEAAILAVGQLRTVPRWNGEEWVPREVFSCTLSVDHRVADGADGARFLADLAEALKDWELLL; this is translated from the coding sequence GTGCCTACCCTGGGCATGGACATGCAGGAGGCGACGATCGTCAGGTGGCTTGTCTGTGAGGGGGATGAGGTGCAAAAGGGCGAGCCCGTCCTTGAGATAGACACCGACAAGACAACCTTTGAGGTCGAGGCTCCGGAGTCGGGCACCCTCTCAAACCTTACGGGCAAGGAGGGCGAGACCCTGCCGGTGGGGGCCTTTCTTGCCTACGTGCTCGCTCCGGGGGAGGAGGTGCCGCAAAAGGAAGGGGAGGATAAGGAAGAGGGGCACCAAGAGGAGGGCCAGCAGAACGAGCAGGAAGAAGAGGGCTCGCTTGTTCCGGACGCCTCTCCTGAGATCCCGCCCGATGAGCCGCTCTCTCCGGAGCCCGGCGCTCCGGTGCCCGAGGAGGTCTCACCCGAGGAGGTCTCACCCGAGGAGGTCTCTTCTGCTGGGAGCGGGCCGTCGGCAGAGGCGGGGCTTTCTGAGGACGGGAGCGGCGCTGTCGGGGGGCCTGCTTCTGCTCCTTCTGTTCCTCCTCCTGCGGCTGGCAAGGGGCTTAGGGCTTCTCCTGCGGCAAGGAGGCTCGCTGCAGAACGCGGGGTGGACATCTCTTCGGTGGCGGGCTCGGGTCCGGCCGGCAGGGTCTACCTCTCTGATGTGCTTGCCTTCGAGGCTACTACTACTGCTCCTGCTGCTACTCCGGAGCAGGGGGAGCAAGAGGAGCAAGAGGTGTCTCGGGAGGAGCTTCCGTCCCGGGAGGCTTCCCCGAAAGCTACGTCAAGGGAGGGTGCCGCCGCGGGTGCAGCTACGAGCTCGGGGGTGGCGGCTGAGGTCCTTGAGGAGGGTATTCGGCGGGAGCCTCTTACGCAGGTGAGGAGGATCGGGGCGAAGAGAACCCAGAGGAGCTTCTCAGAGGTCCCGCACTTCTACCTCAGGCGCGAGATGGACGCAGGGGCGCTTGTTCTGCTGCGCGAGCGCCTAAAGGAGAAGCTCGGGGAGCGTCCCGAGGCCGTCGGCGTTGTGCCGTCCCTGAACGACCTTGTTGCGTTTGCCGTCTCAAGGACGCTTGCCGACCATCCGCGCCTGAGGGCCCGCTTCGATGAGGAGAGGGGCGAGCTTGTTGTCCACGAGCGGGTGAACCTGGGCATTGCGGCGGCCACGGAGCGGGGGCTTGTGGTGCCGGTGGTAAGGGACGCGGGCTCCTTGCGCCTCCTTGAGCTTGCAAAGAGGACGAGGGAGCTTCTCGGCAAGGCCCGGGAGGGCAAGCTCGCACGAGAGGAGCTCTCAGGCGGGACGTTCACCATCTCAAACCTCGGCATGATGGGCATAGACTCTTTCGATGCAATAGTGAACCAGCCCGAGGCCGCTATCCTTGCCGTCGGACAACTCAGGACCGTCCCGCGCTGGAACGGCGAAGAATGGGTACCGAGAGAAGTCTTCTCCTGTACACTTTCAGTAGATCACCGGGTGGCCGACGGGGCCGACGGGGCCAGGTTCCTCGCCGACCTCGCCGAAGCCCTGAAGGACTGGGAGCTTCTTCTTTGA
- the ptsP gene encoding phosphoenolpyruvate--protein phosphotransferase — protein MAEHRLQGVAASDGVAVGPVFVHAPGKLEAERTTIPEDAVESELASFHEAVETVKKKLSETAEEMRAGGSESEAGIFEAHVEMADDPELHEGVEERVRSLESPESAVLAVGEEFAEMLASMDDEYMSARADDVRDVASQIAAELIGGGAAGLAALDVPSVILARSLAPSDTARIPKGLALGFVTAEGSKTSHVSIMARSMGIPAVVGVGEKIEEAFPASIVALDGSTGLAVADPEPDTEHDFKSRQELAEEERAALEEFKTLEGRTKDGRRIEVSANLGSAKEAADALDFGAEGVGLFRTEFLFMERDTLPTEDEQFEVYRQAVEAFGERPVIFRTLDVGGDKDLPGVDQPLEENPFLGWRGIRMCLDVPELFKPQLRALLRASAHGNLKVMFPMVADVSEIVAAKAVLEECREELRSEGAEFDEFEVGVMVETPAAAICASDLAPEVSFFSIGTNDLVQYTLAADRGNEKLEHLQSADHPAVLKLIGLTCEAAKEAGIWVGVCGEAAGEPDLIPRLVELGVTELSMSAPRIPRAKKVLSEVA, from the coding sequence GTGGCCGAGCACAGGCTTCAGGGCGTCGCCGCCTCCGACGGGGTGGCCGTCGGGCCGGTCTTTGTCCACGCTCCGGGCAAGCTGGAGGCGGAGCGGACAACAATCCCCGAGGACGCTGTAGAGAGCGAGCTTGCGAGCTTCCACGAGGCCGTCGAGACGGTCAAGAAGAAGCTCTCGGAGACCGCAGAAGAGATGCGCGCCGGCGGAAGCGAGAGCGAGGCCGGGATCTTCGAGGCCCACGTCGAGATGGCCGACGACCCGGAGCTTCACGAAGGCGTCGAGGAGCGCGTCCGCTCGCTTGAGAGCCCCGAGTCGGCCGTTCTTGCCGTCGGGGAGGAGTTTGCGGAGATGCTCGCCTCGATGGACGACGAGTACATGTCCGCTCGCGCCGACGACGTGCGCGACGTCGCCTCGCAGATCGCCGCCGAGCTTATCGGGGGCGGGGCTGCGGGGCTCGCCGCGCTCGACGTGCCGTCGGTTATCCTGGCGCGGAGCCTCGCGCCCTCAGACACGGCACGCATCCCGAAGGGGCTCGCGCTCGGCTTCGTGACCGCCGAGGGGTCCAAGACCTCGCACGTCTCGATCATGGCCCGCTCGATGGGCATCCCGGCGGTTGTCGGGGTGGGGGAGAAGATCGAAGAGGCTTTCCCGGCCTCCATCGTCGCGCTCGACGGTTCGACCGGCCTCGCCGTCGCGGACCCGGAGCCCGACACCGAGCACGACTTCAAGAGTCGCCAGGAGCTCGCCGAGGAGGAGCGGGCCGCGCTTGAGGAGTTCAAGACGCTTGAGGGCCGCACGAAAGACGGCCGGCGCATCGAGGTCTCGGCGAACCTCGGGTCCGCCAAGGAGGCCGCCGACGCCCTGGACTTCGGCGCGGAGGGCGTCGGGCTCTTCCGGACGGAGTTCCTCTTTATGGAGCGCGACACGCTGCCGACCGAGGACGAGCAGTTCGAGGTCTACCGCCAGGCCGTCGAGGCGTTCGGGGAGAGGCCCGTGATCTTCCGCACCCTGGACGTCGGCGGTGACAAGGATCTGCCGGGCGTCGACCAGCCCCTTGAAGAAAACCCGTTTCTTGGCTGGCGCGGCATCCGGATGTGCCTCGACGTTCCCGAACTCTTCAAGCCGCAGCTCCGGGCGCTTTTGCGGGCCTCGGCGCACGGGAACCTCAAGGTCATGTTCCCGATGGTCGCCGACGTCTCGGAGATCGTCGCCGCAAAGGCCGTTCTCGAAGAGTGCCGCGAGGAGCTGAGGTCCGAGGGAGCAGAGTTTGACGAGTTCGAGGTCGGGGTTATGGTCGAGACCCCGGCGGCGGCGATCTGCGCGAGCGACCTCGCGCCGGAGGTCTCGTTCTTCTCGATCGGGACAAACGACCTTGTTCAGTACACCCTCGCCGCCGACCGGGGCAACGAGAAGCTCGAACACCTGCAGAGCGCCGACCACCCGGCGGTCCTGAAGCTTATCGGGCTCACCTGCGAGGCCGCTAAGGAGGCCGGGATCTGGGTTGGGGTCTGCGGCGAGGCGGCGGGAGAGCCGGACCTGATCCCCCGCCTCGTCGAACTCGGCGTCACCGAACTCTCGATGAGCGCGCCGCGCATTCCGCGCGCAAAGAAAGTCCTCTCCGAAGTGGCCTAG
- a CDS encoding HPr family phosphocarrier protein, which translates to MVEREVVVVPEAGIHARPISNIVKAAKGFSSDVTVSKGEREASAKSSMRLMTLGAKKGDTVLVRAEGDDEEAALEAVVEIISTEEE; encoded by the coding sequence ATGGTGGAGAGGGAAGTCGTCGTTGTGCCGGAGGCCGGGATACATGCCCGGCCGATCTCGAACATCGTCAAGGCGGCAAAGGGTTTCTCGTCGGACGTTACCGTCAGCAAGGGCGAGAGGGAGGCGAGCGCGAAGAGCTCCATGCGCCTGATGACCCTCGGGGCGAAGAAGGGTGACACCGTGCTCGTTCGGGCCGAGGGGGATGACGAGGAAGCGGCGCTTGAGGCGGTCGTCGAGATCATCAGCACGGAGGAGGAGTAG
- a CDS encoding PTS fructose transporter subunit IIC: MKFVGVTACPTGIAHSSMAAEAIEQAAKERGHDIEVEIHGAMGAEFVSPETIRDADAIIFATDANVAERNRFDGKPKVEVRLREAIDRPGEVVARAEKVAESGEGAAAGAASGTDDAGEEDDLLASGHGTSRAAEVRRWLMTGVSYMIPFVVAGGILIALAFAIGDTVGVTESNVYEEFSVPALVFEIGATAFSMLVPILAGFIAFAMADRPGIAPGVVGGLIANEIGAGFLGGLAAGLLAGAVVMLLKKIKVPGAFGKLMPIIVYPVVGTFVVGAVMILLIGEPIAGATTGMQNWLEGLSGANAAFLGLILGAMMAFDLGGPVNKTAYAFAIAGLAGGAFGPMAAVMAAGMVPPLALALACVVRPGLFTNSERRAGQANWLLGASFITEGAIPFAASDPLRVIPSMMAGSATAAALSLLFGATLQAPHGGIFVIGLIGNWPLYLLAIAIGTVVSALCVVALKQFTGGSDEKVVEEATGRSSEAQPAATTS, from the coding sequence ATGAAGTTTGTTGGAGTTACCGCCTGCCCGACGGGCATCGCGCACAGCTCCATGGCCGCCGAGGCCATCGAGCAGGCCGCAAAGGAGCGCGGCCACGACATCGAGGTCGAGATCCACGGCGCGATGGGCGCCGAGTTCGTCTCGCCGGAGACGATCCGCGACGCCGATGCGATCATCTTCGCCACCGATGCGAACGTCGCCGAACGGAACCGCTTTGACGGCAAGCCGAAGGTCGAGGTCCGGCTGCGCGAGGCGATAGACCGGCCCGGCGAGGTCGTCGCCAGGGCCGAGAAGGTCGCCGAGAGCGGGGAGGGCGCCGCGGCAGGCGCAGCCTCCGGGACCGATGACGCCGGGGAAGAGGACGACCTCCTTGCTAGCGGACACGGCACGAGCCGCGCCGCCGAGGTCAGGCGCTGGCTGATGACCGGCGTGAGCTACATGATCCCGTTCGTTGTCGCGGGCGGTATCCTGATCGCGCTCGCCTTCGCCATCGGCGACACCGTCGGGGTTACCGAGTCGAACGTCTACGAGGAGTTCAGCGTTCCGGCGCTCGTCTTCGAGATCGGGGCGACCGCCTTCAGCATGCTCGTCCCGATCCTCGCAGGCTTTATCGCTTTTGCGATGGCGGACAGGCCGGGCATCGCGCCGGGCGTTGTCGGCGGACTTATCGCAAACGAGATCGGGGCCGGCTTCCTCGGTGGACTCGCGGCGGGTCTGCTCGCCGGCGCGGTCGTGATGCTCCTGAAGAAGATAAAGGTCCCGGGCGCATTCGGGAAGCTGATGCCGATCATCGTCTACCCCGTGGTCGGCACGTTCGTTGTCGGCGCGGTGATGATACTCCTGATCGGCGAGCCCATAGCCGGTGCGACGACGGGTATGCAGAACTGGCTTGAAGGGCTCTCCGGCGCGAACGCCGCGTTCCTCGGCCTGATCCTCGGCGCGATGATGGCCTTCGACCTCGGCGGTCCGGTCAACAAGACGGCCTACGCCTTCGCCATCGCCGGGCTTGCGGGCGGCGCGTTCGGTCCGATGGCCGCCGTGATGGCCGCCGGGATGGTCCCGCCGCTCGCCCTCGCGCTTGCCTGCGTCGTTCGGCCGGGCCTCTTTACGAACTCCGAGCGTCGCGCCGGACAGGCGAACTGGCTTCTCGGGGCGTCGTTTATAACCGAGGGCGCGATCCCCTTCGCCGCCTCCGACCCTCTGCGCGTCATACCCTCGATGATGGCCGGCTCGGCGACGGCCGCGGCGCTCTCGCTCCTCTTCGGTGCGACGCTCCAGGCTCCGCATGGCGGGATCTTCGTTATAGGTCTGATCGGCAACTGGCCGCTCTACCTGCTCGCCATCGCCATCGGTACGGTCGTCAGCGCACTCTGCGTCGTCGCCCTCAAGCAGTTCACGGGTGGCTCCGACGAGAAGGTTGTCGAGGAAGCGACCGGGAGGAGCAGCGAGGCCCAGCCCGCCGCCACGACGAGCTGA
- a CDS encoding PTS sugar transporter subunit IIA gives MPSIDDITNANLVALDLQARDNYGAIEELAELLDRDGRLSDKDAYVQAARAREDETGGTAMEMGIAIPHAKSSGVKEPAVAFGRTPEPIRYGDEEADLIFLIAAPEGENNLHVKILSRLARKLVHEDFRASLREAESSEEVMDLLRREVQL, from the coding sequence ATGCCGAGCATAGACGACATCACGAACGCCAACCTGGTCGCCCTCGACCTTCAGGCGCGGGACAACTACGGAGCCATCGAGGAGCTTGCCGAGCTGCTCGACCGGGACGGGAGGCTCTCCGACAAGGACGCCTACGTCCAGGCCGCCCGGGCTCGCGAGGACGAGACCGGCGGGACCGCGATGGAGATGGGGATAGCCATCCCGCACGCGAAGTCCAGCGGAGTCAAGGAGCCCGCCGTCGCGTTCGGACGGACGCCCGAGCCGATCCGCTACGGGGACGAAGAGGCCGACCTTATATTCCTGATCGCCGCTCCCGAGGGCGAGAACAACCTGCACGTGAAGATCCTCTCCCGGCTCGCGAGAAAGCTCGTTCACGAGGACTTCCGCGCGTCTTTGAGGGAGGCCGAATCCAGCGAGGAAGTGATGGACCTGCTCCGGCGGGAGGTCCAGCTCTAG
- the pfkB gene encoding 1-phosphofructokinase, producing the protein MKVVTLTPNPSFDLTYRVGELAHGEVQRAESVTVEAGGKGVNVTRNLTRNGVASKAVAPVGAADGERFLSLLAGYEVVTVPLREGVRMNLSLVEPGGVVTKINAPGPTFSPAEAELLVEETERALEGADWLALCGSLPPGVEPEFYGRLVALAKEAECRVALDTSGEPFARSLGAGPDVVKPNHEELAELVGRTLTTFGEVVEAAREVRERGVAQVLVSLGADGAILCGEGGECHAETPPFVPRSTVGAGDSLLSGFLAGGGAGEEALAWGVAWGAAAAKIPGTGGPTPEDIHLEEVIRSPTVDAGRPLRDAAVVAKA; encoded by the coding sequence ATGAAGGTCGTTACCCTGACCCCGAACCCGAGCTTCGACCTGACCTACCGCGTGGGCGAGCTGGCCCACGGCGAGGTACAGCGCGCCGAGAGCGTGACCGTCGAGGCGGGGGGCAAGGGGGTCAACGTAACCCGGAACCTGACAAGGAACGGCGTCGCCTCGAAGGCCGTAGCTCCGGTCGGGGCGGCGGACGGCGAGCGGTTCTTGAGCCTGCTTGCGGGCTACGAGGTCGTGACCGTTCCGCTGCGCGAGGGGGTCAGGATGAACCTGAGCCTCGTCGAGCCCGGCGGGGTCGTAACAAAGATAAACGCCCCCGGGCCGACCTTCTCTCCGGCCGAGGCTGAGCTTCTTGTCGAGGAGACAGAGAGAGCGCTTGAGGGAGCGGACTGGCTTGCGCTGTGCGGGAGCCTGCCGCCGGGAGTCGAGCCCGAGTTCTACGGGAGGCTCGTTGCGCTGGCGAAGGAGGCCGAGTGTCGCGTCGCGCTCGACACGAGCGGCGAGCCTTTCGCCCGGTCGCTCGGGGCCGGACCGGACGTCGTCAAGCCGAACCACGAAGAGCTTGCCGAGCTTGTCGGACGGACGCTAACCACGTTCGGGGAGGTTGTAGAGGCCGCGCGGGAGGTCCGGGAGCGCGGGGTCGCGCAGGTGCTCGTCTCGCTTGGAGCGGACGGAGCGATCCTCTGCGGAGAGGGGGGCGAGTGCCACGCAGAGACCCCGCCGTTTGTCCCGAGAAGCACCGTCGGTGCCGGAGACTCGCTGCTCTCGGGCTTTCTCGCGGGCGGCGGAGCCGGAGAAGAGGCGCTCGCCTGGGGGGTCGCGTGGGGCGCGGCGGCGGCAAAGATCCCCGGGACCGGAGGCCCGACGCCCGAGGACATCCACCTGGAGGAGGTGATCCGCAGCCCGACCGTCGACGCCGGAAGGCCGCTCAGGGATGCGGCGGTCGTGGCGAAGGCGTAG
- a CDS encoding DeoR/GlpR family DNA-binding transcription regulator: MYAEERQREIVESARAAGRVEVGTLAEVLGVTPETVRRDLTRLERQGMLRRTHGGAVPVESLLPEREVSERLGAMVEEKGRISKAALDYLPRQGTVMLDAGTTTGAFAALLPTDRELTVVTNSVPVAGVLAANPGVTLYLTGGRVRGRTLASVGEPATSFLRRLTLDVVFVAANGVSPEKGLTTPDMAEATVKRVMVERARRVVLLADSTKFGEEHFVRFAELSQVDVIVTDRGLTEDEAAVYREAGPEVVRA; this comes from the coding sequence ATGTATGCGGAGGAGCGTCAGCGGGAGATCGTCGAGAGCGCGCGGGCGGCGGGCCGGGTGGAGGTCGGTACGCTTGCGGAGGTTCTCGGGGTAACGCCGGAGACGGTCCGCAGGGACCTGACGCGGCTTGAGCGTCAGGGAATGCTTCGGAGAACACACGGCGGGGCGGTTCCGGTGGAGAGCCTGCTCCCCGAGAGGGAGGTCTCCGAGAGGCTCGGGGCGATGGTCGAGGAGAAGGGGAGGATCTCCAAGGCCGCGCTCGACTACCTGCCGCGTCAGGGGACGGTGATGCTGGACGCCGGGACGACGACCGGCGCGTTCGCGGCGCTCTTGCCCACCGACCGGGAGCTGACGGTGGTTACGAACTCGGTCCCCGTTGCCGGAGTCCTCGCGGCGAACCCGGGCGTAACGCTCTACCTGACGGGCGGTCGCGTAAGGGGAAGGACGCTCGCCTCCGTCGGCGAGCCCGCGACGAGCTTTCTCCGGCGGCTGACGCTGGATGTGGTGTTCGTTGCCGCGAACGGCGTGAGCCCGGAGAAGGGCCTGACGACCCCCGACATGGCCGAGGCCACCGTTAAGCGCGTGATGGTCGAACGCGCCCGGCGGGTGGTGCTGCTCGCGGACAGCACGAAGTTCGGAGAAGAGCACTTCGTTCGGTTCGCCGAGCTGTCGCAGGTGGATGTGATCGTAACGGACAGAGGTCTCACCGAGGACGAGGCCGCCGTCTACAGAGAGGCAGGACCGGAGGTGGTGCGAGCATGA